The window AAAGGCGTCTGTTGGCAGAGTCCTCAGTAAGTTATTATTGAGGAATAGCAGCTTCAAGTTGGGCATGAGGCTGAAGGCTGCAGGCTGGATTTCCCGGATGACATTGAACTCAAAGTACAAGTAGTGCAAACTCTGTAGGCCTCGGAACATGCCTGGTGTCAGCTTCTCTATATCGTTGCCATTAAGGAAGAGGCTCTTTAAGTTGGGCAAGTTGATAAAGGCCCCATCTTGGACATAGGAAATACGATTGTTCCCCAGATGCAAGAGATCCAAGgaagaaaaattccaaaaatcagaacGGTATATTTTCTGAATCAGATTGCTACTCAGATACAGTTTCTTGGCATTCAAGGGCCTTGGAAGAAGTTCAGAAATGTTATTAAATCCTCGCTCTTTGCAGTTGACAGTCAAGCCAAGGTCATTGATGTGCAAATTACAGGTACACCCAGTGGGGCATATAATGGGGATTGGTGGTCTGGTCTGATAAGGAGCAATGGGAGGCTGGTTTGGACCAGGATATaaagcttgggaggtggagggtggccTTGGTGTTCGAGGCTGTTTGGTGGGCTTAGGCTGTTTATTTGAGGACTTGTATTCGACAGAAGAAGCAGTAAAATGAACAGAGGATAGCATTGAGGAAGGCTTAGTTGGCCATGCATTCTCCTTACTTGATGACGAATGTGGAATTCCCAAACTAGCCTCTACCTCAGAGTCAGACAACAAGGGACAGAGTTCTGTCTTCCTGATTTCTCGTAGGTCCTTTCCATGGAAGTGGAAAGGGGTCTCACAGGTAATGTCTCCCACCAGGGCAGTATAAGGAATGCGTTCCAGCCAACTCTTCAGTTGTACAATTTCACATGTACAGTTCCAAGGGTTTTCTTCCAGCTGGAGCTCCATCAGGCTTCTGCCAATGTGATCTAGCATTCCTCGGTAAAAAAGAACCTTTAACCTATTTCCACGTAGGTCCAAATGGGTTAAAGAGACAGCCTTAAATAAATTGGTTGGAAGCATGGGGATGAGATTATCATTTAAAATCAGAACCCTCAATTTACTTAGGTTCCGAAATGCCCCACTCTCAATACGTTTAATGACATTGTAATCTGCCTGCAGATATTCTAGACTTTCCAAGCCAAGGAAGGTGTCATTTCTGAAGACATCTAGTTTGTTTTCATGTAGATATAGTCTCTTTAAAATCTTAAGACCATTGAAAGCTCCAGTCTGAATGTCCTGCAATGCATTGTTCCCAAGATTAATAGACACAGCATTATTCAAATGAAGAAAACTGTTGGTATATAATTTCCTCATAGAATTCCTCTGCAGATACAGTTTAAAAGGTCTTGACCAGAACTCGGTAATCTGACTAATATTTGTAAATCCTTTACTGTCACAATGTATATGAAAGAGGCTTTCTTTAACTTCACAGTAGCATGGATCAAAACAGGGCTCATCTATTTCCTCTGAGTCCTCTATTAGGGGAATCGGGGTAGTCCATCCTAGAGCAATTGTGCTTAGAAGAATTATCCACAACATCCTTCCTCTGTGAAGCATCTCAGCTATGGAAGGTTTCATCGTTCGTGGTTGATTACAAAActgcaacagaaataaaaatgcagatttttagCTTTTAGTCATATGTACTATTTTAATTGACTCCTACATGTGGGGCATTTTAAGAGCTATATAAAAACTTCAGCAATTGTTGAAGTGACACTCAAGATGAGCTAGCAACATACTTAATGTTTAGAGTGTGTCCTATATTTTAAACTTAGGAGACTCTGAAATATTGAACCATGCAGTGACATTTTCCTGAACCAAGCCATACTTGGTAAACGGCATATTGCATGAACAAAAGCAGCCTGCATTGCCTCTGTATAACAAACAACAGAACTGGTATATCGTACTTCCTTTTAGGCATAGGCAGATTCAGTAATAATGGCAATAATGTGGCCATCACACCTGTTTGCCTGTTAAAACTCATGTTGACATCAAAGATACTCATAATAAATCTGATTGGAACTCTGATGggaaaaatatgttctttgagTTATAGGTTTTGATGATTAAAAAGACATGATATACTCCAAAATTATTATATTGATTAGTGTGATAAAGTATGAGCCTATTGCTCAATATCAGATGTTGAGATGTGTAAAATGATCAGCATCTCAGGAAaacttaagatttatttttatgaaatgatCATAACATGCTTTATTACAGTGTATAGTCAGTATGTACACTATATGTCCACATCTTCTTGCCCAATAATACATTATTGTCATCttctttaatttaataaataatttgtatatatttgtatcatTTGACTATTTAAAACATGTAGGAGTGATTAGCCCTTCTAAAAAACATGCCCGTGCAATTGTCAGAGCTAAAGATAGGGACAGCTAGAGGATGCTGAGTCTGAAAGTGTCTGaattaaaacatttgcaaaacttAGTTTGGAATGTGTATCTGCGCCTTCAAGATCAACTGAGGAACCCTGTAAAAAGCTGGAAGAGCAGGTGGCTGGTTAGAGGGGAGGTGGGTAGTTAAAGTCAAGAGAGAGTGGAAACCTCTATTCTTACCTGCTGATAAATGATCTATCACAcgaaataaatttcaaaaaagatatcattcttttccaatcagaAGAAACAAATGCAGTGCACTATTCTGATAACAGTCTTTCTCTATGCATCGTTTTCCTTGCCTAATAACATCAGTATatgaaaatgtttacataaatgaTAATAATGCAGTTTTATTACACTGTCCTTCCTGAGTCACTAAAATATCAATCAAAATTTAATAGCTGATtttaatcaacaaaaataaaccaaagttTCTAGCATATATTTTCCTCATAGAGAGCACACAGAAAGATATATTTCATCAACCTTCTTCTTAAACCACAATGATATAATTTATaggaaaagtgaaagaaataaatcttCACATTACACTCGCCTATAATGTTCACAGCTGTAAAGAAAGGAGATACCGtgagaaagcaaagagaaatcTGCCTCAGACATGCaatactcaaaaattaaaaacaattcagtgaaaaagagggagagagaaaaggctaCATTGCAGTATCAATTAGTCTTCCATCTCccttatgaaatattaaaatctacTTAAGTTCTTTCTTCaccatcttaaatatttttcttgtttttcaggtCCCTATGGTTTAGGCAAAAAAGGCTACAGATGTGTTGGACTTACCTATTTTGCCAGAGTTTTTTTGGGTTTCgggtttttttgtaatttatttatttatttattagcatGGAACcgtgaaaagaaaaagaaaaaaaaaaagcttgagttTAAggattctctctctttccctccccctccctttgcTTTGCTGAAGCTGAAGCAAAAGGGGATAAAGGGGGTTGGGCGGGGggactaagagaaaaaaaaaaaaagcagcaagctTGAGACGTGCTGGGAATGCAATGGGCTCTTCAATGGGCTTCTTTAGGATGCAGAACTGCCGCTTGGCACACTCagtagaggagggaggagaaggggctGCAGCAGGCTTCCAGCTCTGCTGCCCCTGCCGCTGCCGCCGCGGTGGCTGCTCTCTTTGGGTACCCACAGCACATCACTGGGCACTGGGAGGAAgcacaggagggaggcagggaggaaggaaggctcAATCACAGTGCAGAATCTCAGACTTCTCTCGCTCcggctttaaaaatatatatgtgctaTAACCCTGAACCCAGCATTCCACGTCATGAAAATGAGCTCCAAAGGGAACGCGCTTAGCATGGGTTCGGGAGCGAGCACTAGGAACCCCTGACTATACAgttgagtgagtgtgtgtgtgtgtgtgtgtgtgtgtgtgtgtgtagggaaaAGAAGTAGAGGGGTAGAGAACACAAATTGGCAAAATAAGAAAccagagagaagggggaggagacCAACCTATGGGAAACATTTCTTTGGTGAGGAAggtggagatgggggaggggggcagggataggcattttctttctttctttctttctttctttctttctttttttttaaactctcaagGAAACCATCCCCTGAATGATTTGCTCCTTTAGTTTCCAAAGCTCATCTCTCTAGTGCAGGTGGTTTGAAAAGTGAGACTATCCTTCGTAAGTATCATTTTCACAGGACAGCCATTCCCTGCAATGACGGGGATGGGGGGAAATCCAGGTCCCCAAAGCAGAAAAGCTGAATCTGTCTGATTCTGCCTGGGTGTCCCGAATAAGAGCTCAGACAGCCTGAAAGACTTGGACCGAGTTTCTCCTGCATTTTGCTTCGATCCCGTTGCACCAGGAATTCTTTTGTTGTGCTGCAGGTCAAAGCCTTCGATAGCCCCTGGATTCAacagcatttcttttcttccactttttaaaaacagagacaaGCCAATTCTCTGGAAGGAGATACAGACCACTTGGGTAACAATGGTACATTTCACATTGCGCCACCGGGAAAGACCTCGCGGGATTGGGGTGGATTTAAGGATTTGGATGCTTTTGTccgttctttctctttcttattttttaaactcaaatATTTCTCCGTGAAATTTTCGGGGAGTGAATCCTAGGGAGtagtgggagtgggggtggaggtgaTTGAAGGAAGATATTGTATTGTAGAGGGACTACCAGATGACAGTTCAGGAACGCTTTCAGAGGAATTTTTTTAAGGCTCAGCTGACAGCACTACAGTCCTGCCTGCTGGGAAGGAATGCAGCTTGGTGGGGAAACTGGGGAGAGCCAAGTGTGCAGCAAAGGAGTCTAATCAACAGGACCCGTGTGCTGTGGATGCTCCCCATCTGCCCCCACCAGCACACACCAATCCTGTCACCAACTCCTCGCCGGGAGGGGAGAAGGCAGGGACTTTTTGGTTGCTAAAGAACTAAACTGAACCTCAATTGCCCAAGGACTCAAAGTTAGTAGGTAGAGATGGTTTTCCCTTAATGGACCCTttacaaaagcaaattttaaagcaaagcaCAGCTTACATGTCAATTTCTTACTGCTCTAAAACAGGTAAATCACCTAACAATGTGTTCCTTAAAAGTCAGTCAAAGGCAATTTCCAtgatattttgcatttaaaatgacCGCACAGGAGTCCACTGGCAGACAGTAGCTAATTTTAGAAACATGCCACCATACACTAAGTAAGCAGGAGGGCAGAATTTTCTAACATTCTACCCTTAATATTCCAGACTCACCCTATTGCTCCCATAGGTCTTAGCCAAGAAGTAAACCAATACCGATAGCCTAAGCTCAGAATCAGAGCaattccctctccctccccagctgcCGGCACCCGCACCCTCCCCCCCATCCCccgcccagcactttgggtaccCAATGTGCAGAGGCGGTGACTATTTATCGGGTGTTATCGGAACCCATGATGTGATGGAATCGATGGGTAACCCGGAGGCTGCCCTGAGCTTCCAGATGACGGTAAATGTTGTCTCGGCAATGAAGTCTCTGTTATTTCTTGAACTAAAACCCCTTACGTTCTGGACCTGGGCTGTGTCCTAAAGGCTATCtcacctttttccttttctttagctCAGGATAGCGCGTCTAAAGGACAGGGAGGGCTCCAAAAGTTAGGGAATATTGAGCCATGGGGCCCCAGTTTTTTCCGTGTCCTGCTGGGAGCGCCCAGAGCCATTTGTTTGTCCAGAGGGAGGACAAGAAGCCCTTTCTCCCTGCTGTGCCCCCTTcccacttcctcctccccactgctGGATCTTACAGCTCACTAATTTTTTCAGATCTAAGATTAAGTATTCCAATATGGAAGCAAAACTATCTTCCCTAGAACAAATAATTAAAACGCTGCATCATTCATTTTCTGAAGAGCTTTGAGCCGTCTATAGAGCCTTTTCTAATCTGCTGTCGTCAGGCGAAACGCACAATGGTCTGTTTAGAAACGGAAAATTATTAAAAGCTCAAGCCTTTTTCCTTCTACCTCTTACAACACCAGCGAGCATTCCACTGGGGGAGGGGTCCTTCGCTCCGCCACCTGGCCTATTTGTTGGAGTTACTTACGATGTCTTCACCCAGAAAAGAGGTCCGAGGGTATGTTAGTCTCCGGTACCCCTCCTTCCACCAACGTCCTTACACCTAACTGATCCAATTCAAAACTGCAACAAACCCCTAGCACCTGTGAGCGTACAGAATACACCGCGGCCAAACTCGATGTGCTCTACAATGCACATCCTACATACGAGAAATACTGGTTTCAATTAGGCGAAGTAGGAAAGGATGGCGGCGAGTACCTATGGTGCAGAGCGCTCAGGATCTCCGAGGTTTGCTGCGAGGGGCTACCCAGCAGGAGGGGCAAACTCTCTGCGAAGCTGAATTGTATCCATcatactgtagccttgtagcttCTCCTCTTCTGGCCACCAACTTTCCGAAAGGCTACCGAATCACGCTTGTAATCCGTTTAAATGTTTCCACCTTTGAGACTTGCAGGGAAATGGTCGCTGCATACCAATGGGAGAGCGGGGCGCGCACCTAGCGCGGCGATGCCAGCGACAGGGAGCTCACGACCACAGCTCCCTATGCCCTCGATGGTTggta is drawn from Homo sapiens chromosome 3, GRCh38.p14 Primary Assembly and contains these coding sequences:
- the SLITRK3 gene encoding SLIT and NTRK-like protein 3 precursor, translating into MKPSIAEMLHRGRMLWIILLSTIALGWTTPIPLIEDSEEIDEPCFDPCYCEVKESLFHIHCDSKGFTNISQITEFWSRPFKLYLQRNSMRKLYTNSFLHLNNAVSINLGNNALQDIQTGAFNGLKILKRLYLHENKLDVFRNDTFLGLESLEYLQADYNVIKRIESGAFRNLSKLRVLILNDNLIPMLPTNLFKAVSLTHLDLRGNRLKVLFYRGMLDHIGRSLMELQLEENPWNCTCEIVQLKSWLERIPYTALVGDITCETPFHFHGKDLREIRKTELCPLLSDSEVEASLGIPHSSSSKENAWPTKPSSMLSSVHFTASSVEYKSSNKQPKPTKQPRTPRPPSTSQALYPGPNQPPIAPYQTRPPIPIICPTGCTCNLHINDLGLTVNCKERGFNNISELLPRPLNAKKLYLSSNLIQKIYRSDFWNFSSLDLLHLGNNRISYVQDGAFINLPNLKSLFLNGNDIEKLTPGMFRGLQSLHYLYFEFNVIREIQPAAFSLMPNLKLLFLNNNLLRTLPTDAFAGTSLARLNLRKNYFLYLPVAGVLEHLNAIVQIDLNENPWDCTCDLVPFKQWIETISSVSVVGDVLCRSPENLTHRDVRTIELEVLCPEMLHVAPAGESPAQPGDSHLIGAPTSASPYEFSPPGGPVPLSVLILSLLVLFFSAVFVAAGLFAYVLRRRRKKLPFRSKRQEGVDLTGIQMQCHRLFEDGGGGGGGSGGGGRPTLSSPEKAPPVGHVYEYIPHPVTQMCNNPIYKPREEEEVAVSSAQEAGSAERGGPGTQPPGMGEALLGSEQFAETPKENHSNYRTLLEKEKEWALAVSSSQLNTIVTVNHHHPHHPAVGGVSGVVGGTGGDLAGFRHHEKNGGVVLFPPGGGCGSGSMLLDRERPQPAPCTVGFVDCLYGTVPKLKELHVHPPGMQYPDLQQDARLKETLLFSAGKGFTDHQTQKSDYLELRAKLQTKPDYLEVLEKTTYRF